Genomic window (Saccharothrix australiensis):
GGCGGCGGCCAGGCACCCGCGGGTCGTCGGGGCCGTCGTGCAGGCCGGTGTCCTGGACCTCGTCCGCCACCCGTCGATCACCCGGCGGGTGACCGGCCTGCTCGGCGGCACGCCGGAGGAGGTGCCCGAGCGGTACGCCGACGCGTCGCCGGCGGCGCTGCTGCCCATCGCCAAGCCGATGGTCCTGGTGCACGGCGAGGACGACGAGGACGTGCCGGTCGAGCAGAGCACCGCGTTCGCGGCGGCCTCCGGCGCGGAACTGGTCACGCTGCCCGGCGTCGGACACATGGACCTGATCACGCCGGGCACCGCCGCGTGGGCCGCCTGCCGCGCCGCCGTGCTGCGGCTGGCCCGCTAGCCTGCGCGCCATGTCCGACTGCCTGTTCTGCCGCATCGTCGCGGGCGAGGTCCCGGCGACGATCGTGCACGAGACCGAGACGACCACCGCCTTCCGCGACATCGCGCCGCAGGCCCCGACCCACGTCGTGCTGGTGCCGAAGCTGCACTCGCCGGACGCCGTCGCCCTGGCCGCCGCCGCGCCCGGCGTCCTGGCCGACCTGTTCCGCGCGGCCGGCGAGGTGGCCGCCGCGGAGGGCGTGGACGAGAGCGGGTACCGGTTGCTGTTCAACACCGGGCCGGACGCGGGGCAGACCGTGTTCCACGCCCACCTGCACCTGCTCGGGGGCGGTGAGCTGGGCTGTATCTGATGGCCCGACTCCGTCGGGCGGCTCGGCCGCCGGGGAGTCGGCGGCTCGCGGGGCGTGTTCAGCCGATCGAAAAGCGTGATCGGCAGAACACGCGC
Coding sequences:
- a CDS encoding HIT domain-containing protein, with the translated sequence MSDCLFCRIVAGEVPATIVHETETTTAFRDIAPQAPTHVVLVPKLHSPDAVALAAAAPGVLADLFRAAGEVAAAEGVDESGYRLLFNTGPDAGQTVFHAHLHLLGGGELGCI
- a CDS encoding alpha/beta hydrolase family protein, coding for MRRIAYGGHASQFGELSAPEGAPSSPVVVVIHGGFWHQDWDLELGRPLSADLAAHGVPVFNVEYRRVGGGGGWPRTGDDVLAAIDVLDADVVTLGHSAGGQLAVWAAARHPRVVGAVVQAGVLDLVRHPSITRRVTGLLGGTPEEVPERYADASPAALLPIAKPMVLVHGEDDEDVPVEQSTAFAAASGAELVTLPGVGHMDLITPGTAAWAACRAAVLRLAR